From the Sphingomonas phyllosphaerae 5.2 genome, one window contains:
- a CDS encoding PAS domain S-box protein, with amino-acid sequence MKRTTVSECALVLAPLGRDAAIATGILSEAALDTAACPSLTALIERLDQGAGLVVMTEEAIATADLAPFSDWLAAQEEWSDLPIILLTRRGGGLERNPAAARHLDVLGNVTFLERPFHPTTLVSLARSAIRARKRQYEARARLLALQQSETRYRTLFENIEVGFCIVEMIFDADGRPVDYLFIEANPAFERQAGFDPAGRRMRDIVPDHEQHWFDLYGEVATSGVADRFEQGSAALGRWWDVHAFRVGAPGERRVAILFSDITARRSAELRLQEMNETLEALVAARSAERDQLWNLSPDMLTRADFSGMMSAVSPAWGWSLGWTEEELLSRGYATFMHPDDAAATLEAIAAMSESGKPTRFENRIAMRDGGWKPVEWTVAPEPDGRNFIAVGRDLSHMKTREAELEAAQEALRQSQKMEAMGSLTGGVAHDFNNLLTPIIGSLDMLHRKELGSERERRLIDGALQSAERAKTLVQRLLAFARRQPLQPTAVDLPELVGGMVDLISSTVGPTIELRIDLAPDLPPAQADPNQLEMALLNLAVNARDAMQDGGELTIAATRESVRKPIPNLRRGHYVRLGVTDTGKGMDEDTRRRAVEPFFSTKGIGKGTGLGLSMVHGLAAQLGGALTIDSVPGRGTTIELWLPISTSALEADQPAAEPHALPEGRGVALLVDDEDLVRMSTAHMLADLGYDVVEAGSAEEALRMVRDGLAPDLLVTDHLMPGMTGAQLVRELKAEHPTLRTLIVSGYAEAEGIDPDIPRLTKPFRSADLAESLSALSSGVST; translated from the coding sequence GTGAAGCGCACCACGGTTTCGGAATGCGCGCTGGTGCTTGCGCCGCTCGGGCGCGACGCGGCGATCGCGACCGGAATATTGTCGGAGGCGGCACTCGACACGGCCGCCTGCCCGTCGCTGACGGCCTTGATCGAGCGGCTGGATCAGGGCGCCGGGCTGGTCGTGATGACCGAGGAAGCGATCGCCACCGCCGACCTCGCGCCGTTCTCCGACTGGCTGGCGGCGCAGGAGGAATGGTCCGACCTGCCGATCATCCTGCTCACGCGGCGCGGCGGCGGGCTGGAGCGCAACCCGGCGGCGGCGCGACACCTCGACGTGCTCGGCAACGTCACGTTCCTGGAGCGGCCGTTCCATCCGACGACGCTCGTCAGCCTCGCGCGCTCCGCGATCCGCGCCCGCAAACGCCAGTATGAAGCCCGCGCGCGCCTGCTCGCGCTCCAGCAAAGCGAAACGCGTTATCGGACGCTGTTCGAGAATATTGAGGTCGGCTTCTGCATCGTCGAGATGATCTTCGATGCCGACGGACGCCCGGTCGACTATCTGTTCATCGAGGCAAATCCCGCCTTCGAACGACAGGCCGGCTTCGACCCCGCCGGGCGCCGGATGCGCGACATCGTTCCCGATCACGAACAGCATTGGTTCGACTTGTACGGTGAGGTCGCGACCAGCGGCGTCGCGGATCGCTTCGAACAAGGATCGGCGGCGCTGGGCCGCTGGTGGGACGTCCATGCGTTCCGGGTCGGCGCGCCGGGAGAACGGCGGGTGGCGATCCTTTTCAGCGATATCACCGCGCGGCGTAGCGCCGAACTGCGGTTGCAGGAGATGAACGAGACGCTTGAGGCGCTGGTCGCCGCGCGTTCGGCGGAGCGCGACCAGCTTTGGAACCTGTCGCCGGACATGCTGACGCGCGCCGATTTCTCGGGGATGATGTCGGCGGTCAGCCCGGCGTGGGGATGGTCGCTCGGCTGGACCGAGGAAGAACTGCTGTCGCGCGGTTACGCCACGTTCATGCACCCGGACGACGCCGCGGCCACGCTGGAGGCGATCGCGGCGATGTCGGAGAGCGGCAAGCCGACACGCTTCGAGAACCGCATCGCCATGCGCGACGGTGGCTGGAAACCGGTCGAATGGACGGTCGCGCCCGAACCGGACGGTCGCAACTTCATTGCCGTCGGACGCGACCTGAGCCACATGAAGACTCGCGAGGCCGAGCTGGAGGCGGCGCAGGAGGCCCTGCGGCAAAGCCAGAAGATGGAGGCGATGGGCAGCCTGACCGGTGGCGTCGCGCACGACTTCAACAATCTGCTGACCCCGATCATCGGGTCACTGGACATGCTCCACCGCAAGGAGCTTGGCAGCGAGCGCGAGCGACGCCTGATCGATGGCGCCTTGCAGTCGGCCGAGCGCGCGAAGACGCTCGTCCAGCGCCTGCTCGCGTTCGCCCGCCGCCAACCCCTCCAGCCGACCGCGGTCGACCTGCCGGAACTGGTCGGTGGAATGGTCGACCTGATCTCGTCGACGGTGGGGCCGACCATCGAATTGCGCATCGATCTCGCACCCGACCTGCCGCCGGCGCAAGCCGATCCGAACCAGCTCGAGATGGCGCTGCTCAATCTGGCCGTGAACGCACGCGATGCGATGCAGGACGGCGGCGAACTGACGATCGCGGCGACGCGCGAGAGCGTGCGCAAGCCGATACCGAACCTTCGCCGCGGCCATTACGTCCGGCTGGGCGTGACGGACACCGGCAAGGGCATGGACGAGGACACGCGCCGGCGTGCGGTCGAGCCGTTCTTCTCCACCAAGGGGATCGGCAAGGGAACCGGACTGGGCTTGTCGATGGTCCATGGGCTCGCCGCCCAGCTCGGCGGCGCGCTGACGATCGATAGCGTGCCGGGCCGCGGCACCACGATCGAATTGTGGCTGCCGATCAGCACGTCCGCCCTTGAAGCCGATCAGCCCGCCGCCGAGCCGCACGCGCTGCCCGAGGGGCGCGGGGTCGCGCTTCTCGTCGATGACGAGGATCTGGTGCGCATGAGCACGGCCCACATGCTGGCGGACCTCGGCTATGATGTCGTCGAGGCAGGTTCTGCCGAAGAGGCGCTGCGTATGGTGCGTGACGGGCTCGCCCCAGACCTGCTCGTCACCGATCACCTGATGCCCGGGATGACCGGCGCGCAACTGGTCCGCGAGCTGAAGGCCGAGCACCCGACGTTACGGACGCTGATCGTCTCGGGCTATGCGGAAGCGGAGGGGATCGATCCCGATATCCCCCGGCTGACGAAGCCCTTCCGCAGCGCCGACCTCGCGGAGAGCCTGTCGGCATTGTCGAGCGGTGTCTCCACGTAG
- a CDS encoding family 43 glycosylhydrolase yields MPRLTCRLTDRLRRWAPALLLLAAPLTLAADEPPRWDAAGASNPLLPGYFADPSIVRDGGRWYVFATIDPWGDDRLGLWTSDNGRDWRFSTPEWPTKRAATSPTSGDSKVWAPSVVRAVNGRWYMYVSVGSEVWVGSAPSPAGPWRDANGGKPLIKRDFAPAYHMIDAEAFVDDDGRAYLYWGSGLNWVNGHCFVVRLKPDMVTFDGTPRDVTPANYFEGPFMMKAHGRYLLTYSDGNTTRDTYKVRYAVGATPFGPFKEAADSPILQTDAARDIVSPGHHAIFRSGSASYILYHRQALPWPQHGDAVLRQVAVDRLTIRRDGTLAPVRPTHGSAVAGFAAARDRGLRWQPVGDGAHAADDNYATLWRAPANAVGTLTADLGSVRQVKGSRLRPEFATRSYRYAIEASRDGKRWTRLAAPRERSGSPIMLRHAVTARYLRLTVATPGAGLWEWSID; encoded by the coding sequence GCCTGCGCTGCTGCTGCTCGCCGCCCCGCTGACGCTGGCCGCGGACGAGCCGCCGCGGTGGGATGCAGCCGGGGCCTCGAACCCGCTGTTGCCGGGCTATTTCGCCGACCCGTCGATCGTCCGCGACGGCGGGCGCTGGTACGTCTTCGCGACGATCGATCCGTGGGGCGACGATCGGCTGGGGCTGTGGACGTCGGACAACGGGCGCGACTGGCGCTTCTCGACGCCGGAATGGCCGACCAAGCGCGCCGCAACCAGCCCGACCTCCGGCGATTCCAAGGTCTGGGCGCCATCGGTCGTGCGCGCCGTGAACGGGCGCTGGTACATGTACGTCTCGGTGGGCAGCGAGGTGTGGGTCGGCAGCGCCCCCTCGCCGGCAGGGCCGTGGCGCGATGCGAACGGCGGAAAGCCCTTGATCAAACGCGATTTTGCCCCGGCGTATCACATGATCGACGCCGAGGCGTTCGTGGACGATGACGGCCGGGCGTATCTCTACTGGGGATCGGGGCTGAACTGGGTCAACGGCCATTGCTTCGTCGTCAGGCTGAAGCCGGATATGGTGACGTTCGACGGCACCCCGCGCGACGTGACGCCCGCGAACTATTTCGAGGGGCCGTTCATGATGAAGGCGCATGGTCGCTACCTGCTGACCTACAGCGACGGCAACACCACCAGAGACACCTACAAGGTCCGTTATGCCGTCGGCGCGACCCCGTTCGGGCCGTTCAAGGAAGCCGCCGACAGCCCGATCCTGCAGACCGACGCGGCGCGCGACATCGTCAGTCCCGGGCACCACGCGATCTTCCGCTCGGGGAGCGCCAGCTACATCCTCTACCACCGCCAGGCGCTGCCATGGCCTCAACACGGCGACGCGGTGCTGCGGCAGGTGGCGGTCGATCGGCTGACGATCCGGCGTGACGGTACGTTGGCGCCGGTACGTCCGACGCATGGCAGCGCGGTCGCGGGCTTTGCCGCCGCGCGCGACCGCGGCCTGCGCTGGCAGCCGGTCGGCGATGGGGCGCATGCCGCCGACGACAATTACGCGACGCTGTGGCGCGCGCCGGCGAACGCGGTCGGGACGCTCACCGCCGACCTCGGCAGCGTCCGCCAGGTGAAGGGCAGCCGCCTGCGTCCCGAATTCGCGACACGCAGCTACCGCTACGCGATCGAGGCGTCACGCGACGGCAAACGATGGACGCGGCTGGCCGCGCCGCGCGAGCGTTCCGGTTCGCCGATAATGCTGCGCCATGCTGTCACCGCGCGCTACTTACGGCTGACGGTTGCGACACCCGGTGCGGGATTATGGGAATGGTCGATCGATTGA